In Vibrio mangrovi, the DNA window CGTTCATTCACCGAGTATTCGATACCGGCAGCGTCAAGAAGTTCACATAAACCGGCAAAATGAGCTCTGGAATCACCATCAAGATAATCTGACAGCTTTGGTGCGTCATTTAAAATCGCCTGAATTTCAGGATTTTTGGTATCCAGAACACGTAATGGGTTGGTATACATGCGACGCTTACTGTCTTCATCCAAAACAGATTCATGTTGTTCCAGAAATTCAATCAGCGCAGTCCGGTATTCCGCACGCGCATCAGGAGAACCAATCGAATTCAGTTCCAGCCGGACATACTGAGCAATCCCCAACTCCCGCCATAAGCGGGCCGTCATCATAATCAATTCCGCATCGATATCCGGCCCATCAAGACCAAACACCTCAACACCACACTGATGAAACTGACGATATCGTCCTTTCTGAGGGCGTTCATGGCGGAACATCGGTCCCATATACCACAGACGCTGTTCCTGGTTATACAGCAATCCATGCTGGATTCCGGCACGAACACATCCAGCTGTACCTTCAGGACGTAAAGTCAGGCTATCGCCATTACGATCTTCAAAGGTGTACATCTCTTTTTCAACCACATCGGTCACTTCACCGATTGCACGACTGAACAGATGTGTCACTTCCACGATCGGCATGCGAATTTCGCTATAGCCGTATGCATTAATAACTTGTTTTACTGCGCCCTCAACCTTTTGCCAGAGCGGTGATTGTGTCGGAAGGCAGTCGTTCATGCCCCGAATTGCTTGAATTGTTTTTGCCACAAGGATTACCGTAAATTCATAATAATGTTAATTGTCTTCGATCTGAGTGACCTGAATACGATTCTGCTGGTCAAGTACTGCTGCTTTGGCCCGGATTCTAGCTTCAAGCTGATGAACTAAATCATCATTGTCGAACCGCTCTTTCTGGCGGACGCCGTCCTCATAAAATGCACTTTTCCGGTTACTGCCAGCCAACCCCAGATGTGAAGCTTCAGCTTCTCCGGGACCGTTTACCACACAACCAATAATAGAAACATCCATCGGCGTAAGAACATCTTCAAGGCGTTCTTCCAGTGCATTGACCGTTCCGATGACATCAAACTCCTGACGGGAGCAGCTAGGACAGGCGATAAAATTAATTCCCCGGGAACGAATCCTCAGTGATTTGAGGATATCAAATCCGACTTTAATTTCTTCTACGGGATTGGCAGCCAGAGAAATACGCAATGTATCGCCGATACCTTCAGCAAGCAACATCCCGAGACCGACGGATGATTTGACCGCTCCGGCTCGAGCACCACCGGCTTCAGTAATACCGAGATGCAACGGTTGATCGATTTTCTGAGCCAGCAGACGATAAGAATCAACAGCCAGAAAAACGTCGGAAGCCTTCACACTCACCTTAAACTGATCGAAGTTAAGACGATCCAGAATGTCGACATGACGCATAGCAGATTCTACCAGAGCTTCTGCTGTCGGCTCTCCATACTTCTGTTGAATATCTTTTTCCAGTGAACCACCGTTGACACCAATCCGGATAGGAATGCCTTTATCCCGGGCACAGTCAACAACAGCACGAATCCGTTCTTCCCGACCGATATTCCCCGGATTGATCCGTAGGCAATCAACGCCGTATTCAGCAACCTGCAGAGCGATGCGGTAATCAAAATGAATATCAGCGACCAAAGGAACGGACACCTGTTTTTTGATTTCCCGGAATGCTTCCGCCGCATCCATCGTCGGAACTGAAACACGGACGATATCAGCTCCCACTTTTTCCAGTGAACGAATTTGAGCGACCGTTGCATCCACATCGGTCGTTCTGGTATTTGTCATCGACTGAACAGCGATGGGAGCACCATCGCCGATAGGAACATCACCGACGTAAATACGTGTCGAACGGCGACGTTTTATTGGGGACTCATGTTGCATATTTTTATCTAAGGTAAACTAAATCTGGCCACTTTGCCGGAAGTATACCCAGAAAGGTCGACAGGTTCACCTGCAAATGTCATTGAAACGCTTTCCGGCGCTCCCAAAATGACTTTAAATGGTGCCTCTCCCCGGAGATGAATGGACTGGTTTGCTTTCTTTAACCCGACGAACAGAGTTTTGCCATTCGCATCACTGATACGAACCCAGCAATCATCCTCAAAGTTCATGGTTAGTGCTTTCAGATCAGCAGAAGAAACTGTCTCGTCTGCTGCGGTCCCAGAAACCGTGCCGGATGAAGTTGCAACAGGTTCTTCTGCAGGTACAGAATCATCCGCGGCCGTGGCCGAATCCTGAACATCCTGAGAAACAGATTCAGTTGTATCAGGTGTCGCAATGTTTTCAGGCTCTGGCTCAACCGGATTCTCAGCTTCAGAAGATTCCTGAGTCAGATCGCTGACCGTAGTAAAATCATCCTTAGTCGCATCGTCTTGTTGACTCTCCGGCGCTTTTTCCTCTTGAATACGCTGAGACGGAACAAGTGTGTCCTGCTCCTGATTCTGATACCACCAAACGGATGAAATACCGATCACAATGGCAACAATGCCAACCGTGATCAGGTTAATACGACTGTTATGTTGCTCACGAGTTGTCTTTCTGGAAAAACTCGTCATGGATAATTCTTGTGCACCACCACCGCAATAATGATCATATGCAGAAAGAATAACCTGATCTTCAATCCCGACCAGTTTGGCATAAGATCGGACATAACCTCTTGTAAATGTTGATACCTTATCGATATCAAAATTATTTTCTTCGAGAGACTGAACAACCGTCAGACGTAACCGAAGCTTGTCCGCGATCTGTTTTTGGGTCAATCCGAGAGACTCTCGCTTTTGCTTCAGGAGTGTCCCGGGTTTAATCTGGTTATCTTCTTCTTTGACTATTTCTGATTCTGTCATCACGTGGCATCTATCTCATGTCTCTTTGCTGTAACCCTATATAAGCATAGCGCTTTATTGATTTTAGTTCTTATTGGTTAACTTATTACTATTACAGCCCAAAATAAAGTTCATATTAGCGTCAAAATTATCAATAACTCAAATAATTTTGATATATGCAATTAAACATTCTAAAGGATATTAGAACTGAAACAACAATGAATTAAGGACGAAAACTCGGTTAAATCAAGGTTTTTCGAGAAATTGACAAAAAACAGGGGCAAATGCAGGATAAAGAGGGCAAGAACGCGACTTTTGTCAACTCATCACACTTCTGATAATTAGTGAAATACCCACCCGGAATTGACAACTAACGGTGATTTATTGAACAAAAATGATTAATTTTTTATACAGGATACCTGCAATTATTGTGAACAGATATCCCATTATAAAAATAACAATAGATAAAACGCTGAATCAGTTAACTGCTTTTACCGGAATTGCATTTTGCTCTTGCTCAGCCAGAATCTTCGTCCGTTTGGTTCGATCGATGACATCACCAACAAGCTGCCCACAGGCGGCATCGATATCATCACCACGTGTTTTACGCACCGTTACCGTGTAGTCATATCCCATCAATGTTTTCATAAAACGATCAATCCGGGAATTACTGGGTTTCCGGTAAGGAGAACCGGGATAAGGATTAAACGGAATCAGATTAATCTTACATGGCGTATCTTTCATTAGCTCGGCTAATTCGTGCGCATGTTCGGTACCATCGTTGACATGATCCAGCAGGATATATTCAACGGTTACTTTTCCACGGTTGGCGTTGGATGAAGCAATATAGTTACGGACCGACGCCAGAAAGTCCTGAATATCCCAACGATCGTTAATCGGCATAATTTCACTGCGTAGTGCATCATTCGGAGCATGGAGAGAAATAGCCAGCGCAACGTCAATTCGCCCGGTCATCTGCTCCAGTCCCGAAACAACTCCAGATGTAGAAACCGTCACCCTGCGCTTGGACAGACCGAATCCAAAGTCATCCAGCATAATTTCTAATGCAGGAAGCAGATTCTTCATATTAAGCAACGGTTCACCCATTCCCATCATCACCACATTGGTGATTGGACGTCGACCCGTCTCTTTTTCCAGGCCAATTTCCCGTGCGGCACGCCAGACCTGACCAATGATCTCAGAAACCCGTAAATTACGGTTAAAACCTTGCTGGGCTGTCGAACAGAACTTACATTCCAGAGCACAGCCGACCTGAGACGACACACATAAAGTTGCCCGGTCATCTTCCGGGATGTAGACAGTTTCTACATCCTGATCACCAACCCGCATCGCCCACTTAATCGTTCCATCCGACGAATGCTGAGCTTCTGAAACCAATGGTGCTCTGATTTCACAGCGGTTTTTCAGCTTCTCTATCAACTTTTTGTTAATGTTGGTCATCTTCTCAAAGTCATCACAACCAAAGTGATAAATCCACTTCATGATTTGATCGGCACGAAACGCTTTTTCGTTCAGCTCTTCAGTGAAAAAC includes these proteins:
- the hisS gene encoding histidine--tRNA ligase, with protein sequence MAKTIQAIRGMNDCLPTQSPLWQKVEGAVKQVINAYGYSEIRMPIVEVTHLFSRAIGEVTDVVEKEMYTFEDRNGDSLTLRPEGTAGCVRAGIQHGLLYNQEQRLWYMGPMFRHERPQKGRYRQFHQCGVEVFGLDGPDIDAELIMMTARLWRELGIAQYVRLELNSIGSPDARAEYRTALIEFLEQHESVLDEDSKRRMYTNPLRVLDTKNPEIQAILNDAPKLSDYLDGDSRAHFAGLCELLDAAGIEYSVNERLVRGLDYYNRTVFEWVTESLGAQGTVCGGGRYDGLVEQMGGKATPAVGFAMGLERLVLMVEALELTEDVARQVDVYMVTAGEGTLSAGMKLAEQVRESMPGLRVMNHCGGGNFKKQFKRADKVGAAVALVLGEDEVAQQMVVLKDLNGGTQETVAQSDVIEKLTHFFK
- the ispG gene encoding flavodoxin-dependent (E)-4-hydroxy-3-methylbut-2-enyl-diphosphate synthase — its product is MQHESPIKRRRSTRIYVGDVPIGDGAPIAVQSMTNTRTTDVDATVAQIRSLEKVGADIVRVSVPTMDAAEAFREIKKQVSVPLVADIHFDYRIALQVAEYGVDCLRINPGNIGREERIRAVVDCARDKGIPIRIGVNGGSLEKDIQQKYGEPTAEALVESAMRHVDILDRLNFDQFKVSVKASDVFLAVDSYRLLAQKIDQPLHLGITEAGGARAGAVKSSVGLGMLLAEGIGDTLRISLAANPVEEIKVGFDILKSLRIRSRGINFIACPSCSRQEFDVIGTVNALEERLEDVLTPMDVSIIGCVVNGPGEAEASHLGLAGSNRKSAFYEDGVRQKERFDNDDLVHQLEARIRAKAAVLDQQNRIQVTQIEDN
- the rodZ gene encoding cytoskeleton protein RodZ, producing the protein MTESEIVKEEDNQIKPGTLLKQKRESLGLTQKQIADKLRLRLTVVQSLEENNFDIDKVSTFTRGYVRSYAKLVGIEDQVILSAYDHYCGGGAQELSMTSFSRKTTREQHNSRINLITVGIVAIVIGISSVWWYQNQEQDTLVPSQRIQEEKAPESQQDDATKDDFTTVSDLTQESSEAENPVEPEPENIATPDTTESVSQDVQDSATAADDSVPAEEPVATSSGTVSGTAADETVSSADLKALTMNFEDDCWVRISDANGKTLFVGLKKANQSIHLRGEAPFKVILGAPESVSMTFAGEPVDLSGYTSGKVARFSLP
- a CDS encoding bifunctional tRNA (adenosine(37)-C2)-methyltransferase TrmG/ribosomal RNA large subunit methyltransferase RlmN; amino-acid sequence: MTTQKINLLDFDRPALRQFFTEELNEKAFRADQIMKWIYHFGCDDFEKMTNINKKLIEKLKNRCEIRAPLVSEAQHSSDGTIKWAMRVGDQDVETVYIPEDDRATLCVSSQVGCALECKFCSTAQQGFNRNLRVSEIIGQVWRAAREIGLEKETGRRPITNVVMMGMGEPLLNMKNLLPALEIMLDDFGFGLSKRRVTVSTSGVVSGLEQMTGRIDVALAISLHAPNDALRSEIMPINDRWDIQDFLASVRNYIASSNANRGKVTVEYILLDHVNDGTEHAHELAELMKDTPCKINLIPFNPYPGSPYRKPSNSRIDRFMKTLMGYDYTVTVRKTRGDDIDAACGQLVGDVIDRTKRTKILAEQEQNAIPVKAVN